TAATCTTTAACAGGACCGTCTTCTTCTAATACTAAATCACAAATTATCTCTCCTAAAAAGAAGAAAGAACCCATTTCTTTATTCAGCAAATTACTATGTTTTCCTACCCAGCCTAGCCCACTTTTTTCCGCCCATACTTTATCCATTACGGGTGCCGAATCTACAAAGATTCTTCCATCTACTTCCCCTATTTCTTCATTAATAAAGTTGAAAAGAGCTTTGAGTTTATCCTTTAAAACGTAATGGTAATCTTTGCCGTAGGCGTACTTAGAAATCTTAAGGTCATCATCACCTTCTGGCAGCCTTTTTTCCGGATAATAATTAAGCATGACAGATATCACCGATTTAGCTCCAGGAACCAGTTTAGTGGGATCTAGCCTTTTATCAAAATGATTAGCCATCCAAGCCATTTTTCCATTATAGTTCTGGTTAAGCCACTTTTCTAGGCGTGGAGCTTCTTTTTCAAGGAAACCAGCCTTTGAAATACCACAAAAATCAAAACCAAGTTCGTGGGCTTTGTTTTTTATTAATTGGGCATTATTAAAACTATTTCTAAGCACTAAATTCCTGTTTATTTTCTATTCGTTTGTATATCAAACTTTTATCAGTTTCAATATTTCTCTATATTACAAATAAAGTAACAATCTGCTAATGACTGGCGATTCTAATTCCTTAATTGAGAGGATTGAGCAAGAAATAGAAAATAATCTCACTAGTGAACAGTTTGGCGTAGAAGAACTGGCCAATTCTTTAGGAATTAGTAGATCACACCTTCATAGAAAAGTGAAAACCGCTACAGAGAAGTCAGTAAGTCAATTTATTCGAGAATACAGACTTGAAAAGGCTAAAAAATTATTGACGGAAACGGATTTAAATGTATCTGAAATAGCCTACCAAGTTGGTTTTGGTAGTGCCACGTATTTCAGTAAGTCCTTTATGGATTATTTTGGGTATTCCCCCAGACAATCAAGAAAGGGCAAAGACGCTCCCACTCCAGCAACGAAATCTAAAATAAGAATTAAAGCAATTTTTGCTGGAATAGTTGTGCTAGCTCTTGTTTTAGCCTTTACTGCATTCAGATGGTGGCAAAATGGAAATTCAGAACGTATTCTTTTCAAAAAGTCGATTGCCATTGTTCCTTTTGAAAACCTAAGTAAAAATCAGGAAAATCAGTACTACACGGAGGGTGTTTCTGATGCCATTTCAAGGCAATTATCTAATTCTACTGATTTAAGAATTATTTCAAGGAATTCCGTTCACTCTTTTAGTCAGGGAAATTTAAATCTAAAAGCCATTTCTAAAGAATTTAAGGCTGGCTATGTTCTTGAAGGAAGTGTGCAGAAGTTTAAAAACACATTCCGTTTAGAAGTTCGTCTTATAGACCCTGAAACAAATACCGATGTATGGGCTAAAAATTATGACCGCGATTCTGAAGATATTCTAAAAATACAGAATGAAATAGCATTAAATATAGCATCAGCTTTAGAAGCTGAAATTTCATCAACGACGCTAAAAAAAGATTATACAGTAAATTCAGAAGCTTATGAACTGTATTTAGAGGCCGTTTATGAATTCAACACTTATTCTAGAAAAGGCCTGATGTTGTCGGAGGAGTATCTATTAAAAGCTATTGAAATAGACTCTACTTTTGCCTTAGCTTATGCATTTTATGGTCAGTCGCAGTTTGCAAAAGCAGCCATGTTTGCAGCGGAAGAAGATGCTCTAACCGCACTAGGGAACGCCATTGAACCTATAAATAAAGCATTAGCCTTGGATCCTAAGCTTCCAGAAGCCCATTCTTCCAAAGGTTTTTATTACCTCTACCACGATTGGGATTTTAAAGCAGCTGAAAAAGAATATAAGAAAGGGCTTGCGGTAGGAAATCCAGTAGGCTTTGCCCTCTATATAGATTATTTGAACTTTGTTCGAAATCATAAAGAAGCACTTTATTACACCAATGAAATGGAGAAGATAGCTCCCTATTACCCCAATTCTAGGAAAATTTTGTCGTCTTATTATAATGGTAACATACTTGAAGGAAAGGCTTTTGCTGCATCACGATTGAAAGTGATGAATAATTACTATTTACGAGACTCTTATGGTTTTCTGCTCTTAAATAATAAGGAGTATGATGAAGCCATTGAGGTCTTTAAAGATTTGTTTGAGCTAGAAGGAATTAGATATCCTAGAATTTTAGGGTGGCTAGGTGCTGCCTTGGCCAAATCTGGAAGAGAAGAAGAGGCAAGAGCTATTATAAAGGAACTGCTGGAGAGAAGAGAAATTAGTAAAGCTGGGTCAAAAGGATTTTTTATTGCGGTGGTTTATTCAGCCCTAGGTGAAAAAGAAGAAGCAATTGACTGGTTAAAAACGGCTGTTAAAGACCATGAAATGGAAATTCCTTGGTTAATTAGTGAGCCACAATTCTTCAATTTACATGAAGAAAAGGCATTTCAAGACTTAGTACAGAGCATAGGTTTTCCAAATCAATTTCCCCCTAAGTAGCCTCAATACACAACATACTTTAAACATTTTCAACATGTGTTAAACCTTCTAGGAAAGATTTAAGCAAACACAACATCTATATAATCTGCTTAAAATAAGTTCTATCCAACTTTGTCATGTCGATTTTGACATCCATTTCAAACAAAATTTATAGAACTATGAAAATTTCAATTAAAGCTTTATTAATCATTGTTTCAGGTCTTTTTGTTTTTAGTTCATGTGCTCAAGGGCAAGACACTACGAAAGATGTAGACATTGTTAAAAATGCATTTCCAGAAAAACAGGCAGAACTAAGAGAAACCCTAGATGGCATATTTAAAAGCATTCAAGACGGAGATGCAGATAAGTTGATTTCATATCACGCTTACGGACCAAAATTCACCGAATTTAGAGACGGAGCTCCACGCTTTGGCTCAGAGGGCAATGAGGCTTATGAAAGAGGGCTAGTGGCTGCGGTATCTGGTTTTGATTATGACCTTGAAGATTTAAAGATAAACGTATTTGACAAAGTAGCTGTAGTTACTTTTCATTCTAATTTTAGACCCCACATGGGCGACCAAATAGGTCAAATTAATGGACAGGTTACGTTAATCTTTGTAGAAACAGATTTGGGTTGGAAAATCACGCATGAACACTTTTCAGATCTTAAGGTTTAAGAGAATAAACTCTTTTAAATCAAAAGCTAGTCATGAATATGGCTGGCTTTTTTTTGTTTTCACTAAACCTTCTGCCAAAATGACAGTATAAATTATGATGGTTTAATTATTGATAATTTGAAGGAGGAGAAAAAAATGATTCAATATGTCTGAAAAGAATACAAAAGAAGAGAATATAGAAGAATTGTCAGAAGAAAACCTGACAAGTCAAGAAGAAACGGTAGAGTTGACAGAAGAAGAGCGTCTGACGCAAGAGCTTGCCGAACAAAAAGACAAGTTTGTTAGACTTTTCTCAGACTTCGAAAACTTTAGAAGAAGAACGGCTAAAGAGAAGATAGATAATATCTTAAACGCAACTTCGGGGCTTATAAAAGAGCTACTTCCTGTGTTAGATGATTTTGAAAGGGCTCAAAGTGCTTTTGAAACGGCTACTGATATAGAGCCTGTCAAAGAAGGGGTTGAATTAGTTTATTCTAAGCTTAAAAAAACTTTAGAAGCTAAAGGTTTAAAAGCGATGGATTCTAAAGAAACTGATTTTGATGTGGAGCTTCACGAATGCATTACGCAGTTTGATGGTGGTGAAGATAAAAAAGGAAAAGTGATTGACGTAGTAGAAAAAGGCTATTTCTTAAATGACAAAGTCGTAAGGTATGCTAAAGTGGTGGTTGGTAGCTAATAATCAAGAAATCAACTAAGGAAAACTTTAAAAATTATAAGCATATGCCGATTGATATTGGCATATGGCTAAAGAAAAGATATGGCAAATAAGAGAGATTTTTACGAGGTACTGGGAGTATCACAAAGTGCAACACCTGAAGAGCTTAAAAAAGCTTACAGAAAGTTAGCCATAAAGTATCACCCAGATAAAAACCCTGACGATAAAAGTGCAGAAGAGAAGTTTAAGGAAATAGCTGAAGCTTATTCCGTAGTTTCAGACCCTCAGAAAAAAGCTAGATATGACCAATATGGCCATGCAGGCATGGGTGGTGCTGGCGGCGGTGGCGGTCAAGGAGGATTTACTGTTGATGATATTTTCAGTCAATTTGGTGATATTTTTGGCGACGGCAGCCCTTTTGGTAGCTTCTTTGGTGGTAGCCGAGGTGGCGGTGGTGGCCAGCGTGTAAGAAAAGGATCTGATTTAAGAATTAAACTTACACTTACACTAACTGATATAGCCAAAGGTGTAGAAAAGAAAATTAAAGTAAAAAGATATACCTCTTGTACTACTTGTACAGGAAATGGTTCTAAAAACGGAACATCTTTAACTACCTGTGGTAGCTGTAATGGTCAAGGTCAGGTAAAAAGAGTACAGCAAACTATGCTAGGTCAGATGGTTTCTACTAGCACCTGCCCTACCTGTAATGGAGAAGGTAAGATGGTCTCTGAAAGATGTGAAGCTTGTTTTGGTGAAGGACGTCAGTTGACAGAAGACCAAATCAATATTAAAATACCTGGTGGCGTATCAGAAGGCATGCAGCTTTCTATGAGTGGCAAAGGAAACGTACCGGTAAGAGGTGGCGTTCCTGGTGATTTACTGATAGCTATTGAAGAAAAAGAGGATCCAGATCTTAAAAGAGATGGTCAGAATATCATTTTTGACCTTCCAGTTAACTTCGTTGATGCTGTTTTAGGAAAAGATTTAGAAATACCTACTGTAGATGGTAAGGTTAAAATTAAACTTAAGCCTGGAACACAAGCCGGTGAAGTACTAAGATTAAGAGGAAAAGGGCTTCCGAGTGTCAATGGTTACGGAACAGGCGACCAGCTGGTTCATGTGAATATTTACACCCCTAATTCGGTAAGCTCTGAAGAGCAAAAAATACTTGAAAAGCTTAGAGAATCGCCAAACTTTGCTCCAAAGAAAGGAGGAAATAACAAAACGATTTTCGATAAGATGAAAGACTTCTTTCAAGGATAATTAAAAAATCCCCGCTAATTTTTAGCGGGGATTTTTTTTAGAACTTATAATTAACTCTTAGGTTAATACTCCTCCCTAATTCATCAGCAAAGTAACGCTGACGATTTAAATAGTCCCTGTAAACTTCATTCAAGACATTTTCTACTTTTAATCCTAAGCCTAGGGTATTCTTCTTTACGTGCAAAGAAGTATTAAATCCTATGTTAAAAAGCTGATAAGTAGCAGGCGGTGGTAAAAAATCCTGGTCTGCCTCTAAATTTTTCTGTTCAAAAACTACCTGATGCTCTAAACTTAATGTAGACTCCTTTATGGAAAACTTTAAGGTATTACTCCAATTGTTTGAAGGCATGTAAACCAAAGGCTTATCATTGGTCAAATCTGTTCCTTTTAGAATGGCTGCTTTAGAAACTAACCTTACATGACTTATTGGCTCAAAAGACAAAAGGAAGTCTGCACCTATTAACTGAGCATTCGTTTGCTCATAGTTAAATATTGGAAATGCTCCTCTAATGGTTAATGTATTCTCGGTTTGAGCCTGTAAGTATATAAAATCTTCAATATTCTGATAATAGGTCAATACTTGAAAGAAGAGTTTCTTCTGTATTGCCAAATCAAAGGCTGCCGTTACTTTAAAAGACTTCTCTGACTCTAAATCTACATTTCCTACTTCTATACTGCTCACACCTTGATGCAGTCCAAAGCTGTAAAGCTCATTGACCGCAGGAGCTCTGAGCGTATAACCAGCGTTTAAATTAAATTTAAACGCTTTAGAAAAACTGTACTTAATTCCTGACGAAACGCTGTAATTTTCAAACGTTCTATTATAGCGTACTATCTTTCTTGGTAAATCACGGCTTATGGTAGCGGCATTTAATTGACGAATGTCTGTTCTTCCTCCAAACTCATAAAAAGCTTTACCACTTTCCTTCTGATAAAACCCAAAAATTGAGCCTGTTAAGGCTACATAATCAGGAATCAGAGGTAAAATACCCGTTTCTGGATTATTTGTATTGTCTTTTAAGTCGCCCTGAATTCCAGTTTTTACAAAGGCTCCATTACTTAAAGTGGTGCTATAATTCCCTTCTAGAAAGTGGCTGTGCTGAAAAAGACTAAGTGCCGCTTGGTCTGACCTACCCGCTCTCCTTACATCAAATTCCTTTCTATTGTCAATTTGACCTGCATATTGAAAAGTTAAAACAGAGGAGTTCTTATAACTTTTTGCAGTTTTTAGTTTAAGTAAATGGTGGTTTACCTTCTGAGAAGGAGCATCTATTTTGTAAGAAAAATCTTCCGAAGTAAAGAATGGTTCTTCTCTATCAAAAGCAGATTCTAAATCAGTCAGATTACCAACATGGGCACCTCTTAAAATGCCTATTTCTGTATTAAATGTACTGAAGTACAAACTGCTGTTCCATTTGCCAATCACTTTCTCTAGCTGAAGAGAGCCATTAGCTTCTCTCCTACCTGAATTAGTTAAATAATAGTTAGGTGTTTTTTGGTCGCCTATTCCTTTTAGACTTGCATTTAAACGCCAGCCTAATCCTTTTTTAGAGAATTTAGTAAGTTCAGTATTAAAAGTATGACCAAGACCATTACTCTGAAATATGTAATTGATATTTCCATGCAAATGAGGTTCATGCTCTATAATATCAGGCTCTATCAAAACTACGCCACCGAGTGAACTCCCAGAAAACTCTAAAGCACTTACACCTTTAATTACCGAGATATGACCAGCAGAAAACGGGTCAATTTCAGGAGCATGGTCATTTCCCCACTGCTGGCCTGCCTGCTCTATGCCATTATTAAGCATAGTAATTCTGTTTCCATAAAGCCCATCAATAATCGGTTTAGAGATACCAGAACCCGTTTTTAAAGAACTAACGCCACTGATAGTTTGAAGTAAATCACTAATGCTTTTATTACTTTCTTTGGCTATTAAGTCCTTATCTATGGTGTTACTGTTTTGCGTGCTAAAGTCAGCCCTATCTCCATGTACCAGCACCTCATCCATCAGTTCTTCATGATGATGTAGGTAAATATTTAATACCGTATCATTTTTGATAACTAGGTATTGACTTAAAGGCTCACAGCTAACATGGCTAATTTTTAAATGGGTACTTGTTGGGCATAAGCCCTCAAACTCAAAATAGCCATCTATGTCGGCTGATTTTCCCTGAGATATGCTTTCTAAGTATATTGTAGCAAAGGGTAAGGCCTCACCAGTTACCTCGTCAAAAAACCTACCCTTTAAGCTAATCTGACAATCTTGAGCTTTCAGCGTTCCGCCAAAAGCTAAGATTATCAATATTTTATTCCACTTCCACATTAAATGATACTTCTATATCTGTTTCTCCACCTGCATTTGCTATCAAACCATCAGAAACTCCTGAGGCTGCTTTGCTAGGCTCATGCCTTAAAGTTATAACCAAAGTTCCATTTGATACCGCTCCTGTTACTAAACGTGTCTTTAAACCTACAGGATCGCCATTAGCGTCGACATCGTCATAAGAGATAGCCACATCCAAGGCATCTGATTTCTCAAAGAAAAATTGATGTTCGTCACCCTCTTCTTCTACTTCTTCCGTAATAGACTCCACAGGACTAACAGACTCGTTAAGCAAACTTAATGTACCTACATAAGTTGTATTTGCTTTTAAAACACCATTTGTTATCACGGGAGCATTTCCACCATCCCCGTCAATATCTTTAAAAGACAATACTACCGTATCTCCACCACCCTCTGGTACCAACTGATAGTTTAAGGTAGTTATCAACTCCTCTTCATTAGGAATGACTGGGTCATCCTTTTCACAAGAAAAATTTAACAATGCCAAAAACAGAAAACCACTAATTACTTTTAAACTCATTTTTATAGATACTTTTATGTGCAACAATGTTGCAAGTATAGGCAATTCATTTAAATGCAACAACGTTGCAAGTGTTAATTTGCAAAAAAAAATACCTGCCATTTCTGACAGGTATCCTTTATAGATTCACTACTAGTCTATTGTAAAGAAGCCAAGTGTTTGTCATAAATCTCTTTATAACTCGCTGCTAATACTTGATCATTTTGTTCCGTAATATTAATCAACATATTAAGGTCTCTGAGGTCTCCTTGAATAAAGCTCTGCACATTATCCATTCCCCATTGGGTAACCTCTCCCGAACGTTGCTTCTTAATGAAGTACGTCAATTCCTCATCGGCTCTTTTAACTATAACATCCGATATCTCTTTTGCTTTTTCACTTTCGCCAATGGCGTAATAGAACGTAGCAAAATTTGCAGCTAATTGGTCATAAGGAATAGACTCATCAGGCATAACTTCTAAAGCCCTGTCTAAAACTTCTTTAGCTTTTTCATTATTTCCTTCTCTTACTAATTGGTCTGCCAATCTTAAGAAAGCAAAACGAGCCGTGATAATAGGTACTTTAAGATAAGTTTCAGAATCGTAATAAACATCTGGATTGTTTAAGTTTCTCCACTCAAACTTGTTCATTACATTATCATACATCACATCTGTATTAACTATACCGTCTCTTGCTCCTGGCACTTGCACTGGCATTAAACGGTAAGCGTAACCTTCCAATTCTAAAAACTCTTTCAAGTTCAAGTAGGAGTTTGGCGATAAAGTACCTCCGAAATAGATTGGTCTTTCCCAGTTATTCTGAGCGATGATATCTAATACCATCAAATCATTTTTAAGCAAATCACGCTCACCAATGTTCCATTTCATGACACCTGTTAAACCAGCTTCATATTTCTCAGGAACAAAACCTTGAGCCCTAACAGCTTCGGCATCATACTCCAAGAAAAGATTGGTAGATGGCAGGGTATTGATAAGTTCACCTGTAGAAACAGCCATTTGAATAGCTCTTTCATTATTTCTAACCAAATTTAAATACTGCTTAAGGTTAATACCCGCTTTTACCTGCTCGTTAGGATTTTCAACATACGGTAATTGGTCATTGATTCCTTTTAGCAATTGGTCTTTTGAAAACGATATTGGCAAAGCCTCTGACTCGTAAGTTCTACGTTTCATTTGGTCAATATACCAGTCTGTACCTAATAAACTAAGGTTACAAACTCTTACATCAGTTCTTATACCTTCTACTTCCTGAGCATACCAAAGTGGGAAAGTATCGTTATCTCCACCAGTAAACAAAATGGCATTTGGTGCAACAGAATTAAGTAAGTTTTTAGCGAAATCTACTTGGTGATATCTGTCAGAACGGTCATGACCTTTATAGGTTTGAGTGACCATTTGAAGTGGTACTACCAAACCTACAGCTACTGCTGCTATTGATTTTGACTTATCATTCTTCAAAAACTTCAAAACGAAGTCAGCTATCGCCATAACGCCCAAGCCTATCCAAATTGCGAAAATATAGAACGAACCTACATAAATATAATCTCGTTCACGAGGTTCTACCGGAGGTGAGTTTAAATAAACCACCAGTCCTAAACCTGTCAAAATAAATAAGAGGAACATGACTAAAAAGTCTTTGTCTCTTTTTAAATATTGATACAGCAAACCAAGTATTCCTAAAATGATTGGCAATGCCCAGAAGTTAGTTCTCCCTCTGTTGGTTTGTATAGAAGTTGGTAAGTCTGAAGTCTTTTCAAAAATAGCCGTAGCACTAGAACCTTCTATGTCGGAGGCTCGTCCCCAGAAATTCCAGAGAAAGTAACGCCAATACATGTGCCCAAACTGATGGCTCATCATAAATCGGAGGTTCTCTCCCATTTTTGGTTCTTGTGTTTCGTTTAGACCAAGTTTACTTTTATATAGGCTGACATGACGCGGGTCTTGACTCCAAATTCTCGGTAACAGCATTTGACCACCCCAAACGTACTCTGGAGAGTAATCATAAATCTCATACTTATCTTCACCCATTTTATAATTAGGTGTTCCTTTATTAATGGCAGTAAGTTTTGAAGTATAAATTGGACCGTAGGTCAATGGTCTACTTCCGTACTGCTCTCTTTTAAGATAATATGTAAAGCTTAAAACGTCAGAAGGGTCGTTCTCATTAATTGGAGGATTGTAATTTGACCTGATTAAGGCCAATGAATACGTAGAATAACCTACCAAAATAAAGGCAAATGAAATCAAAGCGGTATTGACCCAAACTTTACTGTTTTTGCCAGACCAAATAATTCCATAAGTCAGTGCGGCTATTAAAGCCAACACGAAGAAAATCATTCCTGAACCAAACGGTAAACCGAATGAATTGACAAATAACTTTTCAAAGAAGAAACTGAAAGATGGAATTCCAGTAATAACACCTACCATCAAAATTCCTAAAATCACCAAGCCGATAAGTAGTGCCGATATAATTCCTCCAAGGCTTACCTTGTTTGTCTTTTTGTAATATACCCAAAGGCCTAAAGCAGGAATTGTTACCAAATTCAAAAGGTGAACACCAATAGATAAACCAACCAAATAAGCTATGAAAATCAACCATTTATTAGCAGCAGCTTCATCTTCAATCAATTCCCATTTTAATACGGCCCAAATAACAATGGCTGTAAAAAATGATGACATTCCGTAAACTTCAGCTTCTACAGCTGAAAACCAGAATGAATCTGACCAAGTATAAGCCAAGGCTCCTACTAAACTAGCTCCTAAAACTACTATGGTATCTGAAACCGATAAGTCTTCTCCTTTTTTACCAACAATTTTTCTACCTAATAAGGAGATAGTCCAATACATAAAGAGAATGGTAAATGCACTAGCTAATACCGAAAGCATGTTTATTGTTAAAGCTACTTTCTCCACATTACCACCGGCAAAAAGAGATGCTAAACGCCCTAGCAACAAGAAGAAAGGTGCACCAGCTGGGTGAGGAACTTGAAGTTTATAAGCACAAGCTATAAACTCGCCGCAGTCCCAAAAACTGGCGGTGGGTTCCACCGTTAAAGTGTAGGTTACAAAGGCAATCAGGAAAGCTAGCCATCCGCCTATAGTATTTAATTTTTTAAAATCCATAAGTGTTTTATTAGATGCAGTTTGATTTAAAGGGTTATCCGCGGTCAAAATAACAAAATTCAGTCCAAACCCTTTTCATGAATAGGTTTAAATAGTGTTAAAACTTAATTGAACGGCGTTTTGAAATATAGTTTGAAGTTTTTCTTTAATAGTTTACAAGGGCCTTACTCCTGTTCCTTTTTGATTTTAAGCTGCTTACCCAAGTTAATGTTCTTTTCAATGGCCTTGGTTATTGCAATGAAATCTTCCTCATTGGAAACAAAATCCATGTCGTTTACGTCAATCTCAATAAGCTTCCCATGTTCATATTGATTGGAGAATTTTTCATAAAGTGCATTAAGGCTTTTAAGGTAGTTTGGGTCTATGCTTTGCTCATAATCCCTTCCTCGCTTTTTAATTTGATTCATGAGCTTAGGAATATCAGCTTTGAGGT
This sequence is a window from Arcticibacterium luteifluviistationis. Protein-coding genes within it:
- a CDS encoding helix-turn-helix domain-containing protein, which gives rise to MTGDSNSLIERIEQEIENNLTSEQFGVEELANSLGISRSHLHRKVKTATEKSVSQFIREYRLEKAKKLLTETDLNVSEIAYQVGFGSATYFSKSFMDYFGYSPRQSRKGKDAPTPATKSKIRIKAIFAGIVVLALVLAFTAFRWWQNGNSERILFKKSIAIVPFENLSKNQENQYYTEGVSDAISRQLSNSTDLRIISRNSVHSFSQGNLNLKAISKEFKAGYVLEGSVQKFKNTFRLEVRLIDPETNTDVWAKNYDRDSEDILKIQNEIALNIASALEAEISSTTLKKDYTVNSEAYELYLEAVYEFNTYSRKGLMLSEEYLLKAIEIDSTFALAYAFYGQSQFAKAAMFAAEEDALTALGNAIEPINKALALDPKLPEAHSSKGFYYLYHDWDFKAAEKEYKKGLAVGNPVGFALYIDYLNFVRNHKEALYYTNEMEKIAPYYPNSRKILSSYYNGNILEGKAFAASRLKVMNNYYLRDSYGFLLLNNKEYDEAIEVFKDLFELEGIRYPRILGWLGAALAKSGREEEARAIIKELLERREISKAGSKGFFIAVVYSALGEKEEAIDWLKTAVKDHEMEIPWLISEPQFFNLHEEKAFQDLVQSIGFPNQFPPK
- the dnaJ gene encoding molecular chaperone DnaJ → MANKRDFYEVLGVSQSATPEELKKAYRKLAIKYHPDKNPDDKSAEEKFKEIAEAYSVVSDPQKKARYDQYGHAGMGGAGGGGGQGGFTVDDIFSQFGDIFGDGSPFGSFFGGSRGGGGGQRVRKGSDLRIKLTLTLTDIAKGVEKKIKVKRYTSCTTCTGNGSKNGTSLTTCGSCNGQGQVKRVQQTMLGQMVSTSTCPTCNGEGKMVSERCEACFGEGRQLTEDQINIKIPGGVSEGMQLSMSGKGNVPVRGGVPGDLLIAIEEKEDPDLKRDGQNIIFDLPVNFVDAVLGKDLEIPTVDGKVKIKLKPGTQAGEVLRLRGKGLPSVNGYGTGDQLVHVNIYTPNSVSSEEQKILEKLRESPNFAPKKGGNNKTIFDKMKDFFQG
- a CDS encoding nuclear transport factor 2 family protein; the protein is MKISIKALLIIVSGLFVFSSCAQGQDTTKDVDIVKNAFPEKQAELRETLDGIFKSIQDGDADKLISYHAYGPKFTEFRDGAPRFGSEGNEAYERGLVAAVSGFDYDLEDLKINVFDKVAVVTFHSNFRPHMGDQIGQINGQVTLIFVETDLGWKITHEHFSDLKV
- a CDS encoding nucleotide exchange factor GrpE is translated as MSEKNTKEENIEELSEENLTSQEETVELTEEERLTQELAEQKDKFVRLFSDFENFRRRTAKEKIDNILNATSGLIKELLPVLDDFERAQSAFETATDIEPVKEGVELVYSKLKKTLEAKGLKAMDSKETDFDVELHECITQFDGGEDKKGKVIDVVEKGYFLNDKVVRYAKVVVGS
- a CDS encoding protein O-mannosyl-transferase family, translating into MDFKKLNTIGGWLAFLIAFVTYTLTVEPTASFWDCGEFIACAYKLQVPHPAGAPFFLLLGRLASLFAGGNVEKVALTINMLSVLASAFTILFMYWTISLLGRKIVGKKGEDLSVSDTIVVLGASLVGALAYTWSDSFWFSAVEAEVYGMSSFFTAIVIWAVLKWELIEDEAAANKWLIFIAYLVGLSIGVHLLNLVTIPALGLWVYYKKTNKVSLGGIISALLIGLVILGILMVGVITGIPSFSFFFEKLFVNSFGLPFGSGMIFFVLALIAALTYGIIWSGKNSKVWVNTALISFAFILVGYSTYSLALIRSNYNPPINENDPSDVLSFTYYLKREQYGSRPLTYGPIYTSKLTAINKGTPNYKMGEDKYEIYDYSPEYVWGGQMLLPRIWSQDPRHVSLYKSKLGLNETQEPKMGENLRFMMSHQFGHMYWRYFLWNFWGRASDIEGSSATAIFEKTSDLPTSIQTNRGRTNFWALPIILGILGLLYQYLKRDKDFLVMFLLFILTGLGLVVYLNSPPVEPRERDYIYVGSFYIFAIWIGLGVMAIADFVLKFLKNDKSKSIAAVAVGLVVPLQMVTQTYKGHDRSDRYHQVDFAKNLLNSVAPNAILFTGGDNDTFPLWYAQEVEGIRTDVRVCNLSLLGTDWYIDQMKRRTYESEALPISFSKDQLLKGINDQLPYVENPNEQVKAGINLKQYLNLVRNNERAIQMAVSTGELINTLPSTNLFLEYDAEAVRAQGFVPEKYEAGLTGVMKWNIGERDLLKNDLMVLDIIAQNNWERPIYFGGTLSPNSYLNLKEFLELEGYAYRLMPVQVPGARDGIVNTDVMYDNVMNKFEWRNLNNPDVYYDSETYLKVPIITARFAFLRLADQLVREGNNEKAKEVLDRALEVMPDESIPYDQLAANFATFYYAIGESEKAKEISDVIVKRADEELTYFIKKQRSGEVTQWGMDNVQSFIQGDLRDLNMLINITEQNDQVLAASYKEIYDKHLASLQ
- a CDS encoding TonB-dependent receptor; amino-acid sequence: MWKWNKILIILAFGGTLKAQDCQISLKGRFFDEVTGEALPFATIYLESISQGKSADIDGYFEFEGLCPTSTHLKISHVSCEPLSQYLVIKNDTVLNIYLHHHEELMDEVLVHGDRADFSTQNSNTIDKDLIAKESNKSISDLLQTISGVSSLKTGSGISKPIIDGLYGNRITMLNNGIEQAGQQWGNDHAPEIDPFSAGHISVIKGVSALEFSGSSLGGVVLIEPDIIEHEPHLHGNINYIFQSNGLGHTFNTELTKFSKKGLGWRLNASLKGIGDQKTPNYYLTNSGRREANGSLQLEKVIGKWNSSLYFSTFNTEIGILRGAHVGNLTDLESAFDREEPFFTSEDFSYKIDAPSQKVNHHLLKLKTAKSYKNSSVLTFQYAGQIDNRKEFDVRRAGRSDQAALSLFQHSHFLEGNYSTTLSNGAFVKTGIQGDLKDNTNNPETGILPLIPDYVALTGSIFGFYQKESGKAFYEFGGRTDIRQLNAATISRDLPRKIVRYNRTFENYSVSSGIKYSFSKAFKFNLNAGYTLRAPAVNELYSFGLHQGVSSIEVGNVDLESEKSFKVTAAFDLAIQKKLFFQVLTYYQNIEDFIYLQAQTENTLTIRGAFPIFNYEQTNAQLIGADFLLSFEPISHVRLVSKAAILKGTDLTNDKPLVYMPSNNWSNTLKFSIKESTLSLEHQVVFEQKNLEADQDFLPPPATYQLFNIGFNTSLHVKKNTLGLGLKVENVLNEVYRDYLNRQRYFADELGRSINLRVNYKF
- the queG gene encoding tRNA epoxyqueuosine(34) reductase QueG; translation: MLRNSFNNAQLIKNKAHELGFDFCGISKAGFLEKEAPRLEKWLNQNYNGKMAWMANHFDKRLDPTKLVPGAKSVISVMLNYYPEKRLPEGDDDLKISKYAYGKDYHYVLKDKLKALFNFINEEIGEVDGRIFVDSAPVMDKVWAEKSGLGWVGKHSNLLNKEMGSFFFLGEIICDLVLEEDGPVKDYCGTCTACIDACPTDAIVEPYVVDGSKCISYYTIELKEAIPEEAKGKMENWIFGCDICQDVCPWNRFSKPNTTPDFNLKPELAGFTNSDWEEITEEVFRELFRHSPIKRTKLEGVRRNVNFIKPNTKD
- a CDS encoding type 1 periplasmic binding fold superfamily protein, producing MSLKVISGFLFLALLNFSCEKDDPVIPNEEELITTLNYQLVPEGGGDTVVLSFKDIDGDGGNAPVITNGVLKANTTYVGTLSLLNESVSPVESITEEVEEEGDEHQFFFEKSDALDVAISYDDVDANGDPVGLKTRLVTGAVSNGTLVITLRHEPSKAASGVSDGLIANAGGETDIEVSFNVEVE